One region of Salinirubrum litoreum genomic DNA includes:
- a CDS encoding alpha/beta fold hydrolase — protein MPTASNGGVSLYYETDGDGETVAFVGDAGYGGWQWGWQYGAVTGPFQSLVYDHRGTGRSDTPGGPYSVGLLTQDFECVLADAGIGSAHVVGAGLGGMVALQAALTTQRVESLALFGTAASGAGLDLDPLYADPGDRDALHAATEAAVGERFRERHPDAIDRIAHWRSEEDAGPTGWEAQTAAVADFDVRDRLYEITQPALVCHGTEDAVWPVERGEALAEDLPRGEFHALEGGGHLAHAEQSKVVEDYLLAFLGEQADAEWRS, from the coding sequence ATGCCGACAGCGAGCAACGGGGGCGTCTCCCTCTACTACGAGACCGACGGCGACGGCGAGACCGTCGCGTTCGTCGGGGACGCGGGGTACGGCGGCTGGCAGTGGGGCTGGCAGTACGGCGCGGTCACCGGACCGTTCCAGAGCCTCGTCTACGACCATCGCGGCACTGGGCGCTCCGACACACCGGGCGGACCCTACAGCGTCGGCCTGCTGACGCAGGACTTCGAGTGCGTGCTGGCCGACGCCGGAATCGGGTCGGCGCACGTCGTCGGGGCCGGACTCGGCGGGATGGTCGCCCTGCAGGCCGCGCTGACCACCCAGCGCGTCGAGAGTCTGGCGCTGTTCGGGACCGCCGCCTCGGGTGCCGGACTGGACCTCGATCCACTGTACGCCGACCCCGGGGACCGGGACGCGCTCCACGCCGCGACCGAGGCCGCAGTCGGCGAACGGTTCCGGGAGCGCCACCCCGACGCCATCGACCGCATCGCCCACTGGCGGAGCGAGGAGGACGCCGGCCCCACGGGGTGGGAAGCGCAGACCGCCGCAGTCGCCGACTTCGACGTGCGGGACCGCCTCTACGAGATCACCCAACCCGCGCTGGTCTGTCACGGCACCGAGGACGCGGTCTGGCCGGTCGAACGCGGGGAGGCACTGGCCGAGGACCTCCCGCGCGGCGAGTTCCACGCGCTGGAGGGCGGCGGTCACCTCGCGCACGCCGAGCAGTCGAAGGTCGTCGAGGACTACCTGCTGGCGTTCCTCGGCGAACAGGCCGACGCCGAGTGGCGATCGTAG
- a CDS encoding type 1 glutamine amidotransferase: protein MNRPRLALLVAAHDDPGTRRNFRRELDADLVEFDATGGHLPDSFDFDGVVVTGSSSSVYWDEPWIHALTDWVADAAARDLPILGVCYGHQVLAEALGGTVADMDGYEIGYREVRHAGDDIFSGIDESFTVFTTHGDTVTELPPGADLLAENDYGVHAFRKGHAVGVQFHPEYDRATAERITKSKEYLGETRIESVLDGITDENYAAACEAKQLFDNFVGYVNRLREDRENRSSAS from the coding sequence ATGAACCGACCTCGCCTCGCACTGCTCGTCGCGGCCCACGACGACCCGGGGACGCGCCGGAACTTCCGTCGGGAACTCGACGCCGACCTCGTGGAGTTCGACGCGACCGGCGGCCACCTGCCCGACTCCTTCGACTTCGACGGTGTGGTCGTCACCGGATCGAGTTCCTCCGTCTACTGGGACGAACCGTGGATCCACGCTCTGACCGACTGGGTCGCCGACGCGGCGGCCCGCGACCTGCCGATTCTCGGGGTCTGTTACGGCCACCAGGTACTGGCCGAGGCGCTCGGCGGCACCGTCGCGGACATGGACGGCTACGAGATCGGCTACCGCGAGGTCCGCCACGCCGGCGACGACATCTTCTCGGGGATCGACGAGTCGTTCACCGTCTTCACCACCCACGGCGACACCGTGACCGAACTCCCGCCGGGGGCCGACCTGCTCGCCGAGAACGACTACGGCGTCCACGCCTTCCGGAAGGGCCACGCGGTCGGCGTGCAGTTCCACCCCGAGTACGACCGCGCGACCGCAGAGCGCATCACGAAGAGCAAGGAGTACCTCGGGGAGACGCGCATCGAGTCGGTGCTCGACGGGATCACCGACGAGAACTACGCCGCCGCCTGCGAGGCCAAACAGTTGTTCGACAACTTCGTGGGCTACGTGAACCGACTCCGCGAGGACCGCGAGAACCGCTCGTCTGCGTCCTGA
- a CDS encoding DUF7504 family protein, whose amino-acid sequence MTEGIDATDVVPGLTVDPGQTVLLTGPPMTGKRSLALDLLSASFDADDAALLVSTMRPVSESLSALQSATGAAPTRLRGIDCARDPAGEQPNVSSVSSPSDLTGIGMHADRHLGELADAGYRSRIGVVSISTILPLTEFRPVYRFLHVLTGRTAATGGTGVFVLDSEAHDDRVVAAFTSLFDSRVEIRDDEAGRSVRVLDTGGETGEWHSLAASEQ is encoded by the coding sequence ATGACTGAGGGGATCGACGCGACCGACGTCGTCCCCGGCCTGACGGTCGATCCGGGACAGACCGTCCTCTTGACCGGGCCGCCGATGACGGGCAAGCGGTCGCTGGCGCTGGACCTCCTGTCGGCGTCGTTCGACGCGGACGACGCGGCACTGCTCGTCTCCACGATGCGACCGGTCTCGGAGTCGCTGTCGGCGCTCCAGTCGGCGACCGGCGCGGCACCGACGCGGCTCCGTGGCATCGACTGCGCACGCGATCCGGCGGGCGAACAACCGAACGTGTCGTCGGTCAGCAGTCCCTCGGACCTGACGGGTATCGGGATGCACGCCGACCGCCACCTCGGGGAGTTGGCCGACGCCGGCTACCGCTCCCGGATCGGTGTCGTCTCCATCTCGACGATACTCCCGCTGACCGAGTTCCGGCCGGTGTACCGCTTCCTGCACGTCCTCACCGGGCGGACGGCCGCGACGGGCGGGACGGGCGTCTTCGTCCTCGACTCGGAGGCGCACGACGACCGCGTGGTCGCCGCGTTCACCTCGCTGTTCGACAGTCGGGTGGAGATTCGGGACGACGAGGCGGGCCGATCGGTCCGGGTGCTGGACACCGGCGGCGAGACCGGCGAGTGGCACTCGCTGGCAGCGTCGGAGCAGTGA
- a CDS encoding GAF domain-containing protein, translated as MDEATVVYVDPTGEADEAVAALRRAGFAVDHHTTAGDARSALDATTDAVVTEHDLPDGDGLSLLGAVRRRHPDAVCVVFTETALDEMTTADAPTVPNYLDRGREAATDRLIGLLRESIRRRSHTAYPLPTDEESRLDAVERLALETMLDDPTAVECFDRLTELAAARFGVAYAFVGVLDAHTEQFLACHGFGGEPTPREETICTYTLREDDVFVVEDVPGDPRFHDGPYDDLGVEWYAGTRIELDGRAVGTFCLAHDDPVAFDAEDRRHLRLFAEEATDQLRYRSGFDD; from the coding sequence ATGGACGAGGCGACGGTGGTGTACGTCGATCCGACCGGCGAGGCCGACGAGGCGGTCGCAGCACTCCGGCGTGCGGGCTTCGCCGTCGATCACCACACGACTGCGGGCGACGCGCGCTCGGCGCTCGACGCGACCACCGACGCCGTGGTGACGGAACACGACCTGCCGGACGGGGACGGTCTGTCGCTGCTCGGGGCGGTCAGACGACGCCACCCGGACGCGGTCTGTGTCGTCTTCACCGAGACGGCACTCGACGAGATGACGACCGCCGACGCGCCGACGGTGCCGAACTACCTCGACCGGGGCCGCGAGGCGGCCACCGACCGACTGATCGGCCTGCTCCGTGAGTCGATCCGGCGTCGGAGCCACACCGCGTACCCGCTCCCGACCGACGAGGAGAGCCGCCTCGACGCGGTCGAGCGACTCGCACTGGAGACGATGCTGGACGACCCCACTGCGGTCGAGTGCTTCGACCGCCTCACGGAACTGGCGGCCGCCCGGTTCGGCGTCGCCTACGCTTTCGTCGGTGTGCTCGACGCCCACACCGAGCAGTTCCTCGCCTGTCACGGGTTCGGCGGAGAGCCGACACCACGCGAGGAGACGATCTGTACCTACACGCTCCGGGAGGACGACGTGTTCGTCGTCGAGGACGTGCCCGGCGATCCACGGTTCCACGACGGGCCGTACGACGACCTCGGCGTCGAGTGGTACGCGGGGACCCGGATCGAACTGGACGGTCGGGCGGTCGGCACCTTCTGTCTCGCACACGACGACCCCGTCGCGTTCGACGCCGAGGACCGCCGGCACCTGCGCCTGTTCGCCGAGGAGGCCACGGACCAACTCCGGTACAGGAGTGGATTCGATGACTGA
- a CDS encoding acyl-CoA dehydrogenase family protein, which translates to MLDYVELEADLDREERMIRDTAREFVADRVKPDVGEWFEDGEFPRELIGEMGELGFYAPNLEGYGSPGVSETAYGLLMQELEAGDSGVRSMASVQGALVMYPIHAFGSEAQKERWLPALGEGEAVGCFGLTEPDHGSNPSAMETTAERDGDGWVLNGSKTWITNAPIADVAVVWAKDASSEGRPVRGFLVDTETDGVTTNHIDGKLSMRASVTGEISLQNARVPEDAVLPDVTGMKGPLSCLTQARFGIAWGAVGAARDCFESAREYATDRDQFGGPIARFQLQQDKLAEMATEITTSQLLAYRLAELKERGDLRPQQVSMAKRNNVRMARDQARVAREMLGGNGITRDYPPMRHLANMETVYTYEGTHDIHSLILGEDLTGIAAFD; encoded by the coding sequence ATGCTCGATTACGTGGAACTGGAGGCCGACCTGGACCGCGAGGAGCGGATGATCCGGGACACCGCCCGCGAGTTCGTCGCAGACCGCGTGAAACCCGATGTCGGCGAGTGGTTCGAAGACGGCGAGTTCCCGCGAGAACTGATCGGCGAGATGGGCGAACTGGGGTTCTACGCGCCGAACCTGGAGGGGTACGGCTCCCCCGGCGTCTCGGAGACGGCCTACGGTCTCCTGATGCAGGAGTTGGAGGCCGGCGACTCCGGCGTCCGGTCGATGGCGTCGGTGCAGGGCGCGCTGGTGATGTATCCGATCCACGCCTTCGGCTCCGAGGCACAGAAGGAACGCTGGCTCCCGGCGCTCGGCGAGGGCGAGGCGGTCGGCTGTTTCGGCCTGACGGAACCGGACCACGGCTCGAACCCGTCGGCGATGGAGACGACCGCCGAGCGAGACGGCGACGGCTGGGTGCTGAACGGCTCGAAGACGTGGATCACGAACGCCCCCATCGCGGACGTGGCGGTCGTCTGGGCGAAGGACGCCTCCAGCGAGGGCCGGCCGGTTCGCGGGTTCCTCGTCGACACCGAGACGGACGGCGTGACGACGAACCACATCGACGGGAAGCTCTCGATGCGCGCCTCGGTCACGGGCGAGATCAGCCTCCAGAACGCCCGCGTGCCCGAGGACGCGGTGCTGCCGGACGTGACGGGGATGAAGGGGCCGCTGTCGTGTCTCACGCAGGCGCGGTTCGGCATCGCGTGGGGGGCGGTCGGCGCGGCCCGCGACTGCTTCGAGTCGGCACGCGAGTACGCGACCGACCGCGACCAGTTCGGCGGCCCCATCGCCCGGTTCCAACTCCAGCAGGACAAACTGGCGGAGATGGCGACGGAGATCACGACGAGCCAACTACTCGCGTACCGGCTCGCAGAGTTGAAAGAGCGCGGCGACCTGCGGCCCCAGCAGGTGTCGATGGCCAAGCGGAACAACGTCCGGATGGCCCGCGACCAGGCGCGGGTCGCCCGGGAGATGCTCGGCGGCAACGGCATCACGCGCGACTACCCGCCGATGCGCCACCTGGCGAACATGGAGACGGTCTACACCTACGAGGGCACCCACGACATCCACTCGCTGATCCTCGGCGAGGACCTGACCGGCATCGCCGCGTTCGACTGA
- a CDS encoding class I SAM-dependent methyltransferase — protein sequence MRDEILTRWVRQPPAGPNVQYLRDAERLAALDQLGHREHVLDVASESTVTAGLDADRVTRLDFSPDARDYARETLGDRVDRYEWVDPGDPTLPFETDEFDAAVSIGPFDWKFLDVDRLAAELARATTGLVVVSVPTPRSPYATRYHNRFRYVSPEQALDLLSPDFRIVDYDLLFQYPGRVHYLLNHLPDRLQEPFVDLAWWCSDQLTDRGRWHDASYLVFGAEPMPFDRRLREGLDCLFRPTSRDGFWHAGDERIVRALTYEVRGDPDSSEYGGSREGGHGRESRRGRGPLPLDWSVEDTTQWRYAPFALLGAMHWRDSSLGTDEYDLQLRAELDYFARQVADDATLAEMPSYGVGPLIDAFARASRVFGSAGETGEYLATAWRLSRHATAAFDFSHAEDCLLPFGWATLWDVTESGADAVSNADREALLADIEDALWQITDRVSWEGLFAFDNGTTRRHQNQMYALWGLCRAIRVTGRSGYLDTVERVLDYTIEHRMRSDGAFLWEDVGPARRAKRDLLRRFGWRPPYWDFLYECHQTFFVDAVAEYYAAGGERSYDREVRRAMGWIFGDNQFGVDLTALSGIGVPMRQLTVDGRIDVPDQQFKGSYEVGAYLLALTNLLAGPV from the coding sequence GTGCGCGACGAGATTCTGACGCGGTGGGTGCGCCAGCCACCCGCCGGCCCCAACGTGCAGTATCTCCGCGACGCGGAGCGACTGGCCGCACTCGATCAACTGGGCCACCGCGAGCACGTGCTCGACGTGGCCTCCGAGTCGACGGTCACGGCCGGACTGGACGCCGACCGGGTCACGCGACTCGACTTCTCCCCCGACGCACGCGACTACGCCCGCGAGACGCTCGGTGACCGGGTCGATCGCTACGAGTGGGTCGATCCGGGCGACCCGACGCTCCCGTTCGAGACCGACGAGTTCGACGCGGCGGTCTCCATCGGCCCCTTCGACTGGAAGTTCCTCGACGTCGACCGACTGGCCGCCGAACTCGCGCGAGCCACGACCGGTCTGGTCGTCGTCTCGGTGCCGACCCCCCGGTCTCCGTACGCCACGCGCTATCACAACCGATTCCGCTACGTCTCGCCCGAGCAGGCGCTCGACCTGCTGTCGCCCGACTTCCGGATCGTGGACTACGACCTCCTCTTTCAGTACCCCGGCCGGGTCCACTACCTCCTCAACCACCTCCCCGACCGTCTCCAGGAACCGTTCGTCGACCTGGCGTGGTGGTGCTCCGACCAGTTGACCGACCGTGGTCGCTGGCACGACGCCTCGTATCTCGTCTTCGGTGCCGAACCGATGCCCTTCGACCGCCGACTCCGGGAGGGACTGGACTGTCTCTTCCGACCGACGAGCAGAGACGGGTTCTGGCACGCGGGCGACGAGCGGATCGTCCGCGCGCTGACCTACGAGGTGCGCGGTGATCCGGACTCGAGCGAGTACGGCGGCAGTCGGGAGGGTGGTCACGGCCGGGAGAGTCGGCGCGGTCGCGGGCCGCTCCCGCTCGACTGGTCGGTCGAGGACACGACCCAGTGGCGCTACGCGCCCTTCGCGTTGCTCGGCGCGATGCACTGGCGCGACTCGTCGCTCGGGACCGACGAGTACGACCTGCAGTTGCGGGCGGAACTGGACTACTTCGCACGGCAGGTGGCCGACGACGCGACGCTCGCCGAGATGCCGAGCTACGGGGTCGGCCCGCTGATCGACGCCTTCGCGCGGGCGAGTCGGGTGTTCGGCTCCGCCGGCGAAACCGGGGAGTATCTGGCGACGGCGTGGCGACTCTCCAGGCACGCGACCGCGGCGTTCGACTTCTCACACGCCGAGGACTGCCTGCTCCCGTTCGGCTGGGCGACGCTGTGGGACGTGACCGAGTCGGGGGCCGACGCGGTCTCGAACGCGGACCGGGAGGCGCTCCTCGCAGACATCGAGGACGCACTGTGGCAGATCACCGACCGGGTGTCGTGGGAGGGCCTGTTCGCGTTCGACAACGGGACGACGCGCCGTCACCAGAACCAGATGTACGCGCTGTGGGGGCTCTGTCGGGCGATCCGCGTCACGGGACGCTCCGGCTACCTCGACACGGTCGAGCGCGTGCTGGACTACACGATCGAGCACCGGATGCGGTCGGACGGCGCGTTTCTCTGGGAGGATGTGGGACCGGCGCGGCGCGCGAAGCGCGACCTGCTCCGGCGATTCGGCTGGCGGCCGCCCTACTGGGACTTCCTCTACGAGTGTCACCAGACGTTCTTCGTCGACGCGGTGGCGGAGTACTACGCCGCCGGCGGAGAGCGCTCCTACGACCGCGAGGTCCGGCGGGCGATGGGCTGGATCTTCGGAGACAACCAGTTCGGCGTCGATCTGACGGCACTGAGCGGGATCGGCGTCCCGATGCGGCAACTGACGGTCGACGGTCGGATCGACGTCCCGGACCAGCAGTTCAAGGGGAGCTACGAGGTCGGGGCGTACCTGCTGGCACTGACGAACCTGCTCGCGGGCCCGGTGTGA
- a CDS encoding flippase, with amino-acid sequence MAEFDRGSLTLFGTRIVSELIGFVSLIYFARTLGATGLGVFFTFQTLASVLGVFTKLGIPGATVKRISQSESASQRGAYLAAALLLLVPPFLLVTAALVVVEPTVVAYADLGVVVPLLVLVLAVRAGARLAVTALRGERRIASSAGIELLGQVARVAVSVGLLLAGFGVLGLIYGLAAGPVSQAVVGYLVLDTRVARPTRADVASLFDFSKYTAGMEVSALAYNWGDTLVLAAFATKAAVGVYETAWKLSVVPLLGAQVVGVALAPSVTRWHEDGDWDRIESAFSEAVTAAVALVIPALVGAFLLGDAIISALYGFGSGGLIFLVLVVGQVPQAVKNVTQNTLFGIDRPAPVFWTNLLTLVGNVAGNLLLVPEYGMLGAATATVVTAGIAAVSQVAVLRRHLRLRVAWDTLGWQVLSATVMGGALVAVRPAVPTDSAVGVVGLVLFAAAVYGGCLLGHAKIRTRVVRAVPWG; translated from the coding sequence ATGGCCGAGTTCGACCGCGGGAGCCTCACGCTGTTCGGTACCCGCATCGTCTCCGAGTTGATCGGCTTCGTCAGCCTGATCTACTTCGCCCGGACGCTCGGAGCCACCGGTCTCGGGGTCTTCTTCACCTTCCAGACGCTCGCCAGCGTCCTCGGCGTCTTCACCAAACTCGGCATCCCCGGCGCGACCGTCAAGCGCATCAGCCAGTCCGAGTCGGCCAGCCAGCGTGGGGCGTACCTCGCTGCCGCACTCCTGCTTCTCGTCCCGCCGTTTCTGCTGGTCACCGCCGCACTCGTGGTCGTCGAACCGACAGTCGTCGCCTACGCCGACCTCGGGGTCGTCGTCCCGCTACTCGTCCTCGTGTTGGCGGTCCGGGCCGGTGCCCGACTGGCGGTCACGGCCCTGCGCGGGGAGCGTCGGATCGCGAGCAGTGCCGGTATCGAACTGCTCGGGCAGGTCGCTCGCGTCGCAGTGAGCGTCGGCCTCCTCCTCGCCGGCTTCGGCGTCCTCGGACTGATCTACGGGCTGGCGGCCGGCCCGGTCTCGCAGGCGGTCGTCGGGTACCTCGTCCTCGACACGCGGGTCGCCCGGCCGACGCGGGCCGACGTGGCGAGTCTGTTCGACTTCTCGAAGTACACCGCCGGGATGGAGGTCAGCGCGCTGGCGTACAACTGGGGGGACACGCTCGTCCTCGCGGCGTTCGCGACGAAGGCGGCCGTCGGGGTCTACGAGACGGCCTGGAAGCTGAGCGTCGTCCCCCTGCTGGGTGCGCAGGTCGTCGGGGTCGCCCTCGCCCCGAGCGTGACGCGCTGGCACGAGGACGGCGACTGGGACCGGATCGAGTCGGCGTTCTCCGAGGCGGTGACGGCCGCGGTCGCGCTGGTGATCCCGGCGCTCGTCGGCGCATTCCTGCTGGGCGACGCGATCATCAGCGCGCTGTACGGCTTCGGGAGCGGGGGGCTCATCTTCCTCGTCCTCGTGGTCGGACAGGTCCCGCAGGCGGTGAAGAACGTCACGCAGAACACGCTGTTCGGGATCGACCGGCCCGCGCCGGTGTTCTGGACCAACCTGCTGACGCTCGTCGGGAACGTGGCCGGGAACCTCCTGCTCGTTCCGGAGTACGGGATGCTCGGCGCGGCGACCGCGACGGTCGTCACGGCCGGTATCGCGGCCGTCTCGCAGGTGGCCGTCCTCCGGCGACACCTCCGACTCCGGGTCGCGTGGGACACCCTGGGCTGGCAGGTGCTCTCCGCGACGGTCATGGGTGGTGCACTCGTGGCGGTCCGCCCCGCCGTTCCGACCGACTCGGCGGTCGGCGTGGTCGGCCTGGTGCTGTTCGCCGCGGCCGTGTACGGCGGCTGTCTGCTCGGGCACGCGAAGATCCGGACGCGGGTCGTGCGGGCGGTCCCGTGGGGGTGA
- a CDS encoding S26 family signal peptidase, translating into MSAGDGPPSGDDGTGSSAGSDAGRNESDRPAESKTDARNESDRPAESKTDARSESDRPADADPTGRETPPPRRASEPSDSSDENLLRRFWYAEDGPLMFVREVLTSVLAVVAVGLLLFAISGVWPPMVAVESGSMEPHMSRGDLVFITEPGRYAPDAAVGDTGVVTHETGVQTGYRTFGDHGSVIIYDRPDRFGPPVIHRARLHVEDGENWYDRANPEYMDASNCQQLQYCPAPYAGFITKGDANPQYDQVSGIAAPVQERDIAGVARVRVPYLGYVRLGFATATQAEVGDEPKHARRLQFSTIVSSRNGGVHHPAESSAVRVSGAHTSVSTGTPAVA; encoded by the coding sequence ATGAGCGCCGGCGACGGCCCGCCCTCGGGTGACGACGGAACTGGATCGAGCGCGGGCAGCGACGCCGGCCGGAACGAGTCGGACCGACCGGCCGAGTCGAAGACGGACGCCCGGAACGAGTCGGACCGACCGGCCGAGTCGAAGACGGACGCCCGGAGCGAGTCGGACCGGCCGGCCGACGCCGATCCGACGGGTCGGGAGACACCACCCCCTCGACGCGCCTCCGAGCCATCGGACTCCAGCGACGAGAACCTCCTCCGCCGGTTCTGGTACGCCGAGGACGGCCCACTGATGTTCGTCCGCGAGGTGCTGACGAGCGTCCTCGCGGTCGTCGCCGTCGGCCTCCTGCTGTTCGCGATCAGCGGCGTCTGGCCGCCGATGGTCGCCGTCGAGAGCGGGAGTATGGAACCGCACATGTCGCGTGGGGACCTCGTCTTCATCACCGAACCGGGTCGCTACGCCCCGGACGCGGCGGTCGGCGACACCGGCGTCGTGACCCACGAGACGGGCGTCCAGACGGGGTACCGCACGTTCGGCGACCACGGATCGGTGATCATCTACGACCGGCCGGACCGGTTCGGGCCGCCGGTGATCCACCGCGCTCGCCTCCACGTCGAAGACGGTGAGAACTGGTACGACCGGGCGAACCCGGAGTACATGGACGCCAGCAACTGCCAGCAGTTGCAGTACTGCCCGGCACCCTACGCCGGGTTCATCACGAAGGGTGACGCGAACCCGCAGTACGACCAGGTCAGCGGCATCGCGGCCCCGGTCCAGGAGCGCGACATCGCGGGCGTCGCCCGCGTCCGCGTGCCGTATCTCGGCTACGTCCGTCTCGGGTTCGCCACCGCGACGCAGGCCGAGGTCGGTGACGAACCGAAACACGCTCGGCGTTTACAGTTCTCAACGATTGTTTCCAGTAGAAACGGAGGGGTTCACCATCCCGCCGAGTCGTCCGCCGTGCGTGTCAGCGGGGCTCACACCAGCGTTTCGACTGGAACGCCCGCCGTGGCGTAG
- a CDS encoding DNA-directed DNA polymerase II small subunit, whose protein sequence is MPLETPVRVAQELARRGYNAEREAVTLLAGAADPASALDRAVEATPDDALRLTTDHVRAALDAETPPASGGDVGGDTPGEDPSVSTGEAGTRSQDTGGGAAVETAGGTSGGGRAAGAGGPADASESGDWAGRSVEQALHEIEIAGDITGRSTGTGEYDDFVTVFRDRYERLAGQLRGRVNHRPAEAIQAMGGGSDAEMIGLVNDIRSTASGHWLIELEDTTGVFPCLVMKDRDIAELVEELLLDECIAVQGTLADDAGIMFVDAIHFPDVPRTHRPSTADRHVQAALISDVHVGSQEFMAEAWHDFADWLHTEEAEHVEYLLVAGDMVEGVGVYPNQDEELDIVDIYDQYRRFAEYLKEVPGDMEIVMIPGNHDAVRLAEPQPAFDETLREIMSVHDAQVTGNPSTVTIEGVSVLMYHGVSLDEVIAELPEEKASYDEPHKPMYQLLKKRHVAPQYGGKLRVAPEEKDYLVIDEVPDIFHTGHVHKLGWGKYHNVLAVNSGCWQAQTAFQKSVNIDPDAGFAPVVDLDTLDMTVYDFS, encoded by the coding sequence GTGCCTCTGGAGACCCCGGTCCGCGTCGCCCAGGAACTGGCGAGACGCGGCTACAACGCCGAGCGCGAGGCCGTGACGCTGCTCGCGGGCGCCGCGGACCCCGCGAGCGCGCTGGACCGGGCCGTCGAGGCCACGCCGGACGACGCGCTGCGGCTCACGACCGACCACGTCCGGGCCGCCCTCGACGCCGAGACCCCCCCTGCTTCCGGTGGAGATGTCGGGGGCGACACCCCCGGCGAAGACCCCTCCGTTTCGACTGGAGAGGCAGGGACGAGATCGCAGGACACGGGCGGTGGCGCTGCAGTCGAAACGGCGGGGGGGACTTCCGGTGGCGGCCGGGCGGCGGGTGCCGGCGGTCCGGCCGACGCGAGCGAGTCGGGCGACTGGGCCGGTCGGTCGGTCGAGCAGGCGCTCCACGAGATCGAGATCGCGGGCGACATCACCGGTCGGTCGACCGGGACCGGCGAGTACGACGACTTCGTGACCGTCTTCCGGGACCGCTACGAGCGACTCGCGGGCCAACTCCGCGGTCGGGTCAACCACCGCCCGGCCGAGGCGATTCAGGCGATGGGCGGCGGGAGCGACGCCGAGATGATCGGCCTCGTCAACGACATCAGATCGACCGCCAGCGGCCACTGGCTGATCGAACTCGAGGACACGACCGGCGTCTTCCCGTGTCTCGTGATGAAGGACCGGGACATCGCCGAGTTGGTAGAGGAGTTGCTCTTAGACGAGTGTATCGCCGTGCAGGGGACGCTGGCGGACGACGCCGGCATCATGTTCGTCGACGCCATCCACTTCCCGGACGTGCCGCGGACCCACCGCCCCTCGACCGCCGACCGCCACGTGCAGGCCGCGCTCATCTCCGACGTCCACGTCGGGAGTCAGGAGTTCATGGCCGAGGCGTGGCACGACTTCGCCGACTGGCTTCACACCGAGGAGGCCGAACACGTCGAGTATCTGCTCGTCGCGGGCGACATGGTGGAGGGGGTCGGCGTCTACCCGAACCAGGACGAGGAACTGGACATCGTCGACATCTACGACCAGTACCGCCGGTTCGCGGAGTATCTGAAGGAGGTACCGGGCGACATGGAGATCGTCATGATCCCCGGCAACCACGACGCGGTGCGACTCGCCGAACCGCAACCGGCCTTCGACGAGACCCTCCGGGAGATCATGTCGGTCCACGACGCACAGGTCACGGGCAACCCTTCGACGGTGACGATAGAGGGCGTCTCGGTGCTGATGTACCACGGCGTCTCGCTGGACGAGGTGATCGCGGAACTGCCCGAGGAGAAGGCGAGCTACGACGAGCCACACAAGCCGATGTACCAGTTGCTGAAGAAGCGCCACGTCGCGCCGCAGTACGGCGGCAAACTCCGCGTCGCCCCCGAGGAGAAGGACTACCTCGTCATCGACGAGGTGCCCGACATCTTCCACACCGGCCACGTCCACAAACTCGGCTGGGGGAAGTACCACAACGTCCTCGCGGTCAACTCCGGCTGTTGGCAGGCACAGACCGCCTTCCAGAAGTCGGTCAACATCGACCCCGACGCCGGCTTCGCGCCGGTCGTCGACCTCGACACGCTCGACATGACGGTGTACGACTTCTCCTGA
- a CDS encoding DUF7344 domain-containing protein, whose translation MHDENENESVGAERRAAVGTDEGEVRTDLDLGAVLRVLDHPRRRYLVTTLVNGRSEAPLAELATEIAARERDKPVTDVTPRERASVHTSLHHSHVPRLVDLGIVTYDADDESVVSATNADRVRSVLHSAGVALTTESDESHTEDRPAPSDGE comes from the coding sequence GTGCACGACGAAAATGAAAACGAGTCGGTAGGTGCCGAGCGCCGTGCGGCGGTCGGCACCGACGAGGGGGAGGTGAGAACCGACCTCGACCTCGGTGCGGTGTTGCGAGTGCTCGACCACCCGCGACGTCGCTACCTCGTCACGACACTGGTCAACGGGCGAAGCGAGGCACCGCTCGCCGAGTTGGCGACCGAGATCGCCGCGAGAGAGCGCGACAAGCCGGTGACGGACGTGACACCACGGGAGCGTGCGAGCGTCCACACGTCGCTCCACCACTCGCACGTCCCGCGACTCGTCGATCTCGGAATCGTGACCTACGACGCCGACGACGAGTCGGTCGTCAGTGCGACGAACGCCGACAGAGTCCGGTCGGTCCTCCACAGCGCCGGCGTCGCGTTGACCACCGAGTCCGACGAGAGCCACACGGAAGACCGCCCGGCACCCTCGGACGGCGAGTGA